In the genome of Microbacterium endophyticum, one region contains:
- a CDS encoding histidine phosphatase family protein yields the protein MPADRLHLVRHGEVHNPERVLYGRLPAFRLSADGRKMARQAADFVQSLERPVASLVCSPLQRTRESAEPFTELFGLDPVVDERVIEPTNVFEGTRMKRALMNPLNWRYLVRPAVPSWGEPYASVIARMNEAMTDVWSRTDAGDAVIVSHQLPIWVTHLNISGLPAKHDPRNRRCALSSVTSLERRDSGWVEVGYAEPATNAGSIDVGAV from the coding sequence GTGCCCGCAGACCGTCTTCACCTCGTGCGACACGGTGAGGTGCATAACCCCGAACGTGTCTTGTACGGCCGCCTGCCTGCCTTTCGACTGAGTGCCGATGGGCGGAAGATGGCGCGTCAAGCAGCTGACTTCGTGCAGAGCCTCGAACGTCCCGTCGCGTCGCTTGTGTGTTCGCCTCTTCAGCGAACGCGCGAGTCTGCCGAACCGTTCACCGAGCTCTTCGGACTCGACCCCGTCGTGGACGAGCGAGTGATCGAACCGACGAACGTGTTCGAGGGAACACGTATGAAGCGCGCGCTCATGAACCCTTTGAACTGGCGTTATCTCGTGCGTCCCGCTGTGCCGAGCTGGGGCGAACCGTATGCGAGTGTCATTGCCCGGATGAATGAAGCGATGACGGATGTCTGGAGTCGAACCGACGCCGGAGACGCCGTTATCGTTTCTCACCAACTTCCCATCTGGGTCACTCACCTCAACATCTCTGGATTGCCCGCAAAACATGACCCCCGCAATCGGCGATGCGCGCTGTCGAGCGTGACCTCGCTCGAACGACGAGACAGCGGGTGGGTCGAAGTCGGCTATGCGGAGCCCGCGACAAATGCTGGCTCGATAGATGTAGGAGCTGTGTAA
- a CDS encoding DedA family protein, translating into MTDTTADTSWLTSVVDWSVSLMEIIGPAGAGIAIALENLFPPLPSEVILPMAGLTASRDTFTLFEAIAWTTAGSVVGAFMLYTLGAWLGIARLRAIARKMPLMKPEDIDRTVAWFQRHGGKAIFFGRMIPLFRSLISIPAGVTRMPLLKFGLLTTLGSAIWNTIFVLAGYFLGESWPLVERYADFFQSVVIVAVVGGIGWFVTARIRSIIRERRDGAAPASD; encoded by the coding sequence ATGACCGACACCACCGCAGATACGTCCTGGCTGACCAGTGTTGTTGACTGGTCAGTCTCGCTCATGGAGATCATTGGCCCCGCAGGCGCGGGGATTGCTATCGCCCTCGAGAATCTCTTTCCGCCGCTGCCGAGCGAGGTCATCCTCCCTATGGCAGGTCTTACCGCCAGCCGCGACACTTTCACGCTCTTCGAAGCGATTGCGTGGACGACGGCCGGCTCGGTCGTGGGAGCATTCATGCTCTACACGCTTGGTGCCTGGCTCGGCATCGCGCGACTGCGGGCGATCGCACGAAAAATGCCGCTAATGAAGCCCGAAGACATCGACCGCACGGTCGCGTGGTTTCAGCGCCATGGCGGCAAAGCTATTTTCTTCGGCCGAATGATTCCGCTTTTTCGAAGCCTCATTTCGATCCCGGCGGGAGTGACTCGGATGCCGCTTCTGAAATTCGGACTCCTCACAACTCTCGGCAGCGCCATCTGGAACACGATCTTCGTGCTCGCCGGCTACTTTCTGGGCGAATCGTGGCCGCTCGTCGAACGCTATGCCGACTTCTTCCAATCGGTCGTCATCGTCGCGGTCGTCGGGGGAATCGGTTGGTTCGTGACCGCTCGTATTCGTTCGATCATCCGTGAACGTCGCGACGGAGCTGCACCCGCGTCCGACTGA
- a CDS encoding glutaredoxin family protein, with translation MTTITLIGKDGCHLCDVAAGVIEHVIAELPEATADRIDVVEASIETDPTLYDAWWEKIPVILIDGQLHAHWRVAPERLRDALLDAAKKVEA, from the coding sequence GTGACCACGATCACCCTCATCGGGAAAGACGGCTGTCACCTGTGTGACGTTGCCGCGGGTGTCATCGAGCATGTGATTGCCGAACTCCCAGAGGCGACGGCGGATCGCATCGATGTCGTTGAGGCATCCATCGAGACCGATCCGACACTTTACGACGCCTGGTGGGAAAAGATTCCGGTGATCCTTATCGATGGTCAATTGCACGCTCACTGGCGAGTGGCACCCGAGCGTCTGCGCGATGCCCTCCTCGACGCTGCGAAGAAAGTAGAAGCGTAA
- a CDS encoding ArsR/SmtB family transcription factor, with translation MADIFDVIADGTRRDILRLLLDRAAVGDHGTSVSHIVSDLGVSQPTVSKHLKVLREAELVSVREDGQHRYYSLSAAPLDAIDDWLVPFLIDDDAEAAQNAALPETAAHAAEVVGRAAASARHAFESAIKKLPKR, from the coding sequence ATGGCGGATATCTTCGATGTGATCGCAGACGGCACCCGACGCGATATTCTGCGCTTGCTTCTTGACCGCGCAGCCGTAGGAGATCACGGCACGAGCGTGTCACATATTGTGAGCGACCTCGGCGTAAGTCAACCCACTGTCTCAAAGCATTTGAAGGTATTGCGCGAGGCAGAACTCGTTTCGGTACGGGAAGACGGCCAGCACCGCTACTACAGCCTGTCTGCCGCGCCGCTCGATGCGATCGATGACTGGCTCGTTCCCTTCCTGATCGACGACGATGCTGAAGCTGCACAGAATGCGGCCCTCCCGGAGACAGCGGCCCACGCCGCTGAGGTCGTGGGGCGCGCAGCAGCATCGGCCCGCCACGCATTCGAATCGGCGATCAAGAAGCTTCCGAAGCGATAA
- a CDS encoding Dabb family protein, with product MTIRHIVAWKLAASDDATRSVDAQRVISALRGLTGVVPAIESLTVGTGVVAGNWDLALVVDVADLAALDAYQNHPAHQAVLPLVRSVVSERMAVDIDLSAPAR from the coding sequence ATGACCATTCGACACATTGTGGCGTGGAAGCTTGCCGCCTCCGATGACGCGACTCGATCCGTCGACGCGCAGCGGGTGATTTCCGCCTTGCGGGGGCTGACAGGCGTCGTTCCCGCGATCGAAAGCCTCACCGTCGGTACCGGCGTCGTCGCGGGCAACTGGGACCTCGCTCTCGTCGTCGACGTCGCTGACCTCGCGGCTCTCGATGCCTACCAGAACCACCCGGCACACCAAGCAGTGCTGCCGCTCGTTCGAAGCGTCGTATCGGAGCGAATGGCAGTCGATATCGACCTTTCCGCGCCGGCTCGTTAG
- a CDS encoding DUF6264 family protein, which produces MSGKKQVYTLGPETYRISSEPPVAAASSAPARERDVAAAPRRRRRTWDLWLTISLLVLLAAASVTASVLAVLLTYAFNACGSGACSRDVMNIGVWVSLTAPWIAFVIALALSIVLLIVRRLAFWVPLASFVLVVGLWNVGAFIVWAGVVGS; this is translated from the coding sequence GTGAGCGGCAAAAAACAGGTCTACACGCTGGGCCCTGAGACATACCGGATCAGCAGCGAACCTCCGGTAGCGGCTGCCTCCTCGGCACCCGCACGCGAGCGCGACGTGGCCGCGGCACCAAGGCGACGCCGACGCACGTGGGACCTCTGGTTGACGATCAGCCTTCTCGTGCTCTTGGCTGCAGCGAGTGTGACGGCATCCGTGTTGGCAGTTCTCCTGACGTACGCATTCAACGCGTGCGGGTCGGGAGCGTGCAGCCGAGATGTCATGAACATCGGCGTGTGGGTTTCGTTGACAGCCCCGTGGATTGCTTTTGTCATCGCGCTCGCGCTTTCCATCGTGCTGCTGATCGTGCGGCGTCTCGCGTTCTGGGTACCGCTGGCTTCGTTCGTGCTGGTCGTCGGACTCTGGAACGTCGGCGCATTCATCGTGTGGGCTGGCGTCGTCGGCTCGTAG
- a CDS encoding rhodanese-like domain-containing protein: MKSISVQQLRDRAGVPLIDVREADEFAAGHVPGAINVPMSSLGTRLDELPDGSFDVICQVGGRSGRVVEALEARGYDVTNIDGGTSDWVAAGFPLED; the protein is encoded by the coding sequence ATGAAGTCGATTTCTGTTCAGCAGCTCCGTGATCGTGCCGGAGTGCCATTGATCGATGTGCGCGAAGCCGACGAGTTCGCGGCCGGACATGTTCCGGGTGCCATCAATGTGCCGATGTCGAGCCTCGGTACGCGGCTCGACGAATTGCCGGATGGCTCGTTCGATGTCATCTGCCAGGTCGGCGGGCGCTCGGGTCGCGTTGTGGAAGCACTCGAAGCTCGGGGCTACGACGTCACCAACATCGACGGCGGCACAAGCGACTGGGTTGCTGCCGGGTTCCCGCTCGAGGACTGA
- a CDS encoding TrkH family potassium uptake protein encodes MAGNPTPARTSGWRLQFRRVGHFARGFATSSPARFAILVFVTLVLIFTFLLSLPTASANGRGTHIADALFTAVSTICVTGLTTVDMATQWSPFGRTIIFLGVNIGGMGVLTLASILGLVISKRLGLRAKLIAAGDSNPLRAHGGPINEGQTVRLGEVGQLLRTVALSTLIIEAVVALMLYPALVMAGIDPVSALWEAPWYAAMSFTNTGFTPNPGGLTPFADDYFLLTVLMFSVFLGSVGFPVLYTLSRHYWHVSRWSLHAKLTLITTSILFVAGAFAFLALEFNNPRTFGGMDAWDTTFQAFFLSAMTRSGGFSVVNVGELHGSSLVVGSMLMFVGGGSASTAGGIKVTTLAVLALAVFSEARGRQSVEAFGRRIPSDVQRVALSVVAWGATIVSLATIIIAQITMAPIAEVLFDVISAFGTVGLSTGLTETLPDPAIYVMALTIFMGRIGTVTLAAAVAASSRSQLYSLPVERPIVG; translated from the coding sequence ATGGCGGGTAATCCGACCCCTGCGCGCACATCCGGATGGCGTTTGCAGTTTCGACGAGTCGGCCATTTCGCTCGCGGATTCGCGACGTCTTCTCCCGCTCGATTTGCGATCCTCGTTTTCGTCACACTCGTACTGATCTTCACATTTCTCCTGTCTCTTCCTACCGCATCCGCCAATGGGCGCGGCACTCACATCGCCGACGCTCTCTTCACCGCTGTATCGACAATCTGCGTTACTGGCCTCACCACAGTTGACATGGCGACGCAGTGGTCGCCGTTTGGCCGAACGATCATCTTCCTCGGCGTCAACATCGGCGGAATGGGCGTACTCACACTCGCGTCAATCCTCGGTCTTGTGATTTCAAAACGTCTAGGGCTGCGGGCGAAGCTCATTGCAGCGGGCGACAGCAACCCGCTGCGCGCACACGGGGGGCCCATCAACGAAGGGCAAACAGTACGACTCGGTGAAGTTGGTCAGCTTCTTCGCACGGTGGCCCTGTCGACGCTGATCATCGAAGCGGTCGTTGCGCTCATGCTCTATCCCGCACTCGTGATGGCAGGCATAGATCCGGTCTCGGCGCTCTGGGAAGCGCCGTGGTATGCGGCGATGTCGTTCACGAATACGGGTTTCACCCCCAATCCCGGTGGGCTTACACCTTTCGCCGACGACTACTTTCTCCTCACAGTTCTGATGTTCAGCGTCTTCCTCGGTAGCGTCGGTTTTCCCGTGCTTTATACGCTGTCGCGGCACTACTGGCACGTGTCGCGGTGGTCACTCCACGCCAAGCTCACGCTCATCACCACATCGATTCTCTTCGTGGCCGGTGCATTTGCCTTTCTCGCGCTCGAATTCAACAATCCGCGAACGTTCGGCGGAATGGATGCGTGGGACACCACCTTCCAAGCTTTCTTCCTCTCTGCGATGACCCGATCGGGCGGGTTCTCTGTCGTGAACGTCGGAGAACTACACGGCTCATCGCTCGTGGTCGGATCGATGCTGATGTTCGTGGGCGGCGGGTCCGCCTCGACCGCGGGCGGAATCAAAGTCACGACCCTTGCGGTCTTGGCGCTCGCCGTCTTTTCCGAAGCGCGCGGTCGCCAGTCGGTAGAGGCATTCGGTCGCCGCATCCCGAGCGACGTGCAGCGTGTCGCCCTCTCCGTCGTCGCTTGGGGAGCAACGATCGTGTCACTCGCGACGATCATCATCGCTCAGATCACGATGGCGCCGATCGCCGAGGTGCTCTTCGACGTGATCTCAGCGTTCGGCACCGTTGGCCTATCGACCGGACTCACCGAAACTCTGCCCGATCCCGCGATCTATGTCATGGCCCTGACGATCTTCATGGGGCGCATTGGTACAGTGACACTCGCTGCAGCAGTTGCAGCATCCTCGCGTTCGCAGTTGTACTCTTTGCCCGTCGAAAGGCCAATCGTTGGTTGA
- a CDS encoding TlpA family protein disulfide reductase, translated as MRRIVSAASIALAAVLVLAGCTSDPLAEQYNAGDNKGYIAGDLSVVEIPADERGEPVEFDGVLDTGENVSSDDYDGDVLVVNFWYAACGPCIVEAPRLEKAYQEFAGQDVAFLGVNTYDQAPTSLAFAEDNGISYPSVIAVNDGSVKLAFANATPLNATPTTVVLDKQGRVAARIVGELPDASVLTALVRDAVAETS; from the coding sequence ATGCGACGGATCGTGAGCGCGGCATCCATCGCCCTTGCTGCAGTACTCGTTTTGGCGGGATGCACCAGCGATCCGCTCGCGGAGCAGTACAACGCGGGTGATAACAAGGGGTACATCGCCGGTGACCTGAGCGTGGTCGAAATCCCGGCTGACGAGCGAGGAGAGCCCGTTGAGTTCGATGGCGTGCTCGATACCGGCGAGAACGTGTCGAGCGATGACTACGACGGCGACGTGCTCGTCGTCAATTTTTGGTACGCCGCGTGCGGCCCGTGCATCGTTGAGGCTCCGCGGTTAGAAAAGGCCTATCAAGAGTTCGCCGGTCAAGATGTCGCTTTTCTCGGTGTCAACACCTATGACCAGGCACCGACGTCGCTTGCCTTCGCTGAAGACAACGGCATCAGCTATCCGAGCGTGATCGCGGTCAACGACGGCAGCGTAAAGCTTGCCTTCGCCAACGCGACGCCTTTGAACGCGACGCCCACAACCGTCGTGCTCGACAAACAAGGCAGAGTCGCTGCCCGCATTGTGGGCGAACTGCCCGACGCTTCTGTGCTCACCGCGCTCGTTCGCGACGCCGTAGCGGAAACCTCGTGA
- the aspS gene encoding aspartate--tRNA(Asn) ligase, with the protein MSERVLISELQSRADGAVSVSGWVETVRDQKKVQFVILRDETGAVQLVNPATREIADDAATEASDALALTESISALSTGTFLTVHGTLKHDERVKLGGTEIKIGSLDIAAAADPETPIASDSGMDKRMDWRFIDLRQRRNNLIFRVQTTLEHAMRTYWVDRDYIELHTPKLMSSPSESNAELFSMEYFGDQTAYLAQSPQHYKQMAQASGFGKIFEIGDVFRADPSFTSRHATEFTSVDAEISWIDSHEDVAAMQEELLATAIAAVKEKHGAEIAELFGIEVTVPSLPFPRIPLAEAHDIIAARGYQTPRTDGDLDPEGERQISAHVAETFGHQFVFITDYHAGIRPFYHMRDEKTGLTKSYDLLFQGVEITTGAQREHRIDVLEAQAVEKGLALEGLEHYLDFFRYGVPPHGGFGMGLARVLMLLLGESSIREVTFLFRGPTRLAP; encoded by the coding sequence GTGAGCGAACGCGTCCTGATTAGTGAATTGCAGTCCCGTGCCGATGGCGCCGTTTCGGTGTCGGGATGGGTGGAAACCGTCCGTGACCAAAAGAAGGTGCAGTTCGTCATCCTGCGTGACGAGACTGGCGCCGTGCAGTTGGTGAATCCCGCCACTCGCGAGATTGCTGATGACGCAGCCACAGAGGCATCGGATGCCTTGGCACTCACCGAATCGATCTCGGCCCTGTCGACCGGCACCTTTTTGACAGTGCACGGCACGCTCAAGCACGACGAGCGCGTCAAACTGGGCGGCACCGAGATCAAGATCGGCTCGCTCGACATCGCTGCCGCCGCAGACCCCGAAACCCCCATTGCAAGCGACTCCGGCATGGACAAGCGCATGGACTGGCGCTTCATCGATCTTCGCCAGCGCCGCAACAACCTCATCTTCCGGGTGCAGACCACGCTCGAGCACGCGATGCGCACCTATTGGGTAGACCGCGACTACATCGAGCTTCACACCCCGAAGCTCATGTCGAGCCCATCCGAATCGAACGCTGAGCTGTTCTCGATGGAGTACTTCGGCGACCAAACTGCGTACCTTGCGCAGAGCCCACAGCACTACAAGCAGATGGCGCAGGCGTCGGGATTCGGCAAGATCTTCGAGATCGGCGATGTCTTCCGCGCTGACCCTAGCTTCACAAGCCGCCACGCAACCGAGTTCACGTCGGTCGACGCTGAAATCAGCTGGATCGATTCTCACGAAGATGTAGCGGCGATGCAGGAGGAACTGCTCGCAACTGCCATCGCGGCGGTGAAAGAGAAGCACGGCGCCGAGATCGCCGAGCTCTTCGGCATCGAGGTCACGGTACCCTCGCTCCCGTTCCCGCGGATTCCGCTGGCAGAAGCTCATGACATCATCGCGGCACGCGGATACCAGACGCCGCGCACTGATGGCGATCTCGACCCGGAGGGCGAGCGTCAGATCTCCGCGCACGTCGCAGAGACCTTCGGCCACCAGTTTGTTTTCATCACCGATTACCACGCCGGAATCCGCCCGTTTTATCACATGCGCGATGAAAAGACCGGGCTCACGAAGAGCTACGACCTTCTCTTCCAGGGCGTAGAAATCACAACCGGTGCCCAGCGCGAACACCGCATCGACGTTCTCGAAGCGCAGGCAGTCGAAAAGGGCCTGGCGCTAGAAGGTCTCGAGCACTACCTCGACTTCTTCCGTTACGGCGTGCCTCCGCACGGTGGTTTCGGCATGGGTCTCGCCCGAGTCCTCATGCTGCTGCTCGGTGAATCGTCAATCCGCGAAGTGACTTTCCTCTTCCGCGGCCCCACGCGGCTCGCTCCCTGA
- a CDS encoding 30S ribosomal protein bS22, whose product MGSVIKKRRKRMAKKKHRKLLRKTRHQRRNKK is encoded by the coding sequence GTGGGTTCAGTCATTAAAAAGCGCCGTAAGCGCATGGCGAAGAAGAAGCACCGCAAGTTGCTTCGCAAGACTCGCCACCAGCGCCGCAACAAAAAGTAG
- a CDS encoding helix-turn-helix domain-containing protein: protein MPDLPDVRFLTVAEVADIMRVSKMTVYRLVHAGELPAVRFGRSYRVPETAVSEAVQRSAADVG from the coding sequence ATGCCCGATCTACCTGACGTTCGTTTCCTCACGGTCGCCGAAGTTGCTGACATCATGCGGGTGTCGAAGATGACCGTGTATCGTCTCGTGCACGCGGGAGAGTTGCCTGCAGTCCGCTTCGGGCGAAGCTATCGCGTACCCGAAACGGCTGTCTCAGAGGCCGTGCAGCGATCAGCCGCTGACGTCGGCTAG
- a CDS encoding cytochrome c biogenesis CcdA family protein, translating into MNPDAIIGAGALWVAVPLALAAGLVSFLSPCVLPLVPGYLGFLGGASSASVSGGKAGSAQPGRGRLVGGVLLFIAGFTVVFMAVTILGGTLGAFFIAYADIITRVLGVIVIAMGLIFIGVFGFAQRTFKPQIRGNLGLVGAPLLGLALGIGWAPCIGPTLASIIAVSWNFGDPGRAAILGLAYSLGLGIPFLLLALGFGWATTSVAFVRRHIRAFNIVGGVLLIVLGVLMVVGVWGALMSYLQGVFVNVPLPL; encoded by the coding sequence GTGAACCCCGACGCGATCATTGGCGCCGGCGCGCTGTGGGTCGCCGTGCCCCTCGCGCTTGCGGCAGGACTCGTCTCGTTCTTGTCGCCGTGTGTCTTGCCGCTCGTTCCTGGCTATCTCGGTTTTCTGGGCGGTGCGTCGAGCGCGAGTGTGTCGGGTGGGAAGGCCGGCTCTGCACAGCCCGGCCGCGGGCGCCTGGTTGGCGGCGTGCTGCTGTTCATCGCCGGATTCACCGTCGTGTTCATGGCGGTCACGATTTTGGGCGGCACGCTGGGTGCATTCTTCATCGCGTATGCCGACATCATCACCCGCGTTCTCGGCGTCATCGTCATCGCAATGGGACTCATCTTCATCGGTGTCTTCGGTTTCGCGCAGCGCACGTTCAAACCGCAGATTCGGGGCAACCTCGGCCTCGTCGGTGCGCCGCTGCTCGGGCTCGCCCTCGGCATCGGGTGGGCGCCGTGTATCGGCCCCACTCTGGCGTCGATCATTGCCGTGTCATGGAATTTCGGCGACCCCGGGCGTGCTGCCATTTTGGGTCTTGCCTACTCGCTGGGGCTCGGCATCCCGTTTCTTCTTCTCGCCCTGGGCTTCGGATGGGCCACCACATCGGTGGCCTTCGTTCGCCGCCACATTCGGGCGTTCAACATCGTCGGCGGAGTGCTTTTGATCGTGCTGGGTGTCTTGATGGTCGTTGGCGTCTGGGGCGCCCTCATGTCTTACCTGCAGGGGGTGTTCGTCAATGTCCCGCTCCCGCTCTGA
- a CDS encoding mechanosensitive ion channel family protein, protein MWQDWLEIGIAVAIAIVGALLLAWIVTWVFRLMARRGSWPKILVQRGRRPFRVMILVISLWIAINISLPTDTGWREGINQTFTIAIIAVSAWMVGALVYFATDLALGAYRIDVPDNRVARRIRTQMLILRRLAVALLVVIAIGAALLTFPSVRTVGASVLASAGIASVVAGLAAQSVLANLFAGIQLVFSEAIRVDDVLVVEGEWGRVGEITLSYVVLNIWDDRRLVLPCTYFTTTPFENWTRKGSELLGAIELDLDWRVSPARMRTHLQHVLAGTDLWDGRASVLQVTDATGGMVRVRILVTAKDSPTLFDLRCIVRESMVSWVQQNTPNALPTQRVLITDPNAPRDAAEDPTPTSDGLFTGSAEAEERANEFTQAVPIIRANEDDESQTPTSTSTTTTNS, encoded by the coding sequence ATGTGGCAAGACTGGTTGGAGATCGGCATCGCCGTCGCCATCGCAATTGTCGGCGCACTGCTTCTCGCTTGGATCGTGACGTGGGTCTTCCGTCTCATGGCTCGGCGCGGGTCCTGGCCGAAAATCCTCGTTCAGCGCGGGCGCCGACCGTTCCGAGTGATGATCCTCGTGATCTCGCTGTGGATAGCGATCAATATCTCGCTCCCGACGGATACCGGATGGCGTGAAGGCATCAACCAAACATTCACGATCGCGATCATCGCGGTCAGCGCGTGGATGGTCGGAGCTCTTGTCTACTTCGCGACAGACCTGGCACTCGGCGCGTATCGCATTGACGTACCCGACAATCGGGTGGCGCGACGCATCCGCACGCAGATGCTCATTCTGCGACGCCTTGCCGTGGCGCTCCTCGTCGTCATCGCGATCGGCGCAGCGCTTCTCACCTTCCCTTCGGTACGCACCGTAGGCGCGAGCGTTCTCGCATCCGCCGGTATCGCTTCTGTTGTTGCCGGTCTCGCCGCCCAGTCGGTGCTGGCAAACCTTTTCGCGGGCATCCAACTCGTCTTCAGCGAGGCTATCCGTGTTGACGACGTGCTCGTCGTCGAGGGCGAGTGGGGACGCGTGGGCGAAATCACTCTCAGCTACGTTGTGCTCAACATCTGGGACGACCGACGACTCGTGCTGCCCTGTACATACTTCACGACAACGCCGTTCGAGAACTGGACGCGAAAAGGCTCCGAACTGCTGGGAGCGATCGAGCTAGACCTCGACTGGCGCGTGTCCCCTGCGCGCATGCGAACACACCTTCAGCATGTGCTCGCCGGCACCGACCTCTGGGATGGTCGAGCGTCGGTGCTGCAGGTCACCGATGCAACCGGAGGAATGGTGCGTGTTCGCATCCTCGTGACGGCGAAGGACTCGCCCACACTCTTCGATCTTCGCTGCATCGTCCGCGAATCGATGGTCTCGTGGGTCCAGCAGAACACCCCCAACGCACTGCCGACCCAGCGTGTACTGATTACAGACCCGAATGCGCCGCGCGACGCGGCCGAAGACCCGACGCCGACAAGCGACGGACTATTCACCGGCAGCGCGGAAGCAGAAGAGCGTGCCAACGAGTTCACCCAGGCAGTACCGATCATCCGTGCCAACGAGGACGACGAGTCGCAAACGCCGACGTCGACGTCGACGACTACGACGAACTCCTAA